A window from Sebastes fasciatus isolate fSebFas1 chromosome 22, fSebFas1.pri, whole genome shotgun sequence encodes these proteins:
- the drap1 gene encoding dr1-associated corepressor — MPSKKKKYNARFPPARIKKIMQTDEEIGKVAAAVPVIISRALELFLESLLTKACQVTQSRNAKTMTTSHLKQCIELEQQFDFLKDLVATVPDMQGEGEENHTEGGGEKVPRRGRKPGSGRKNGGAGSKGKDKKLSGTESEQEDDSEDSETDGDEEDGSQSSTNLQATSRFHSSDAPPQYMPMGSMASMGGMAPSQPQGAISFAPHPSMISVAPPPPAPEPHKNEEDDDDDEDYDS, encoded by the exons ATGCCcagcaaaaagaagaaatacaacGCCAGATTCCCTCCG GCAAGGATTAAGAAGATTATGCAGACAGATGAAGAAATAGGCAAAGTGGCTGCAGCAGTACCTGTTATTATTT CGAGAGCCCTGGAGCTTTTTTTGGAATCATTGCTTACAAAGGCCTGTCAAGTCACCCAGTCGAGGAACGCAAAGACGATGACAACATCACATCT AAAGCAGTGTATCGAACTGGAGCAACAGTTTGATTTCTTGAAAGACCTGGTGGCAACGGTGCCGGACATGCAGGGCGAGGGCGAAGAGAACCACACCGAGGGGGGAGGAGAAAAAGTCCCTCGCAg GGGTAGAAAACCAGGGTCTGGCCGGAAGAATGGGGGAGCTGGCTCCAAAGGCAAGGACAAGAAGTTGTCTGGCACAGAGTCGGAGCAAGAG GATGACTCTGAAGACAGCGAGACAGACGGGGACGAGGAGGACGGCTCTCAGTCAAGCACAAACCTGCAGGCTACATCCAGGTTCCACAG CTCAGACGCACCCCCGCAGTACATGCCCATGGGCAGCATGGCCTCGATGGGCGGCATGGCTCCCTCACAGCCCCAGGGCGCCATCTCCTTCGCCCCCCACCCCTCCATGATCAGCGTCGCACCACCTCCCCCAGCCCCGGAGCCGCACAAAAACGAAgaggacgacgacgacgacgaagACTACGACTCTTAG